In Isoptericola variabilis 225, the genomic window CAGCTCAGGCTGCTTCGGCGGGGTCTTCACGGGAGCCTTCGGGCAGACCGCGTGCGCGGGGAAGGTCACCGTGAAAGTGGCGGGCGAGTTCAGCGTCCAGCCGGCCGGGAGCGGCATCTGCCAGGCGTAGCCCTCCTCGAGCACGGCCGTGACCGTGACCGTCTGACCGCCCGAGTACGGGCCGGCGGGGCTCACCGTGTAGGTGACGCCGGTCGTGGTGGCCAGGGTGAGGGTCGGCGCCGTCGGCGAAGCGCTGCCGGGCGGGCAGACCGACGGCGTGACCGTCGGCGCCACCGGGGCCACGATGCACGGAGCCTCGGCGAACGTCACCTCGAAGGCCGCCGTCATGTCGTCGACGATCTCCCAGCCCTCCGGGAGCTCCTCGGCCCAGACGTAGCCGGGCTCGAGCATCGCGACCACGACGACCGTCTCACCGAAGCCGAACGAGTCCTCGTCCTCCGAGATCACGAAGTAGAAGATCGCGTCCGTGTCCGCGGGGAGCTCTAGCATCGGCTCGGTCGGCACGCCCTCGGGGCACGTCGGCTGGATCACGACGGGCGCCACCGGGACGCAGGGAACCTCGTCGAACGTCACCGTGAACGCGATGGTGCCGTCCTCCTGCAGCTCCCAGCCCACCGGCAGCTCCTCGGGCCAGACCGTGCCCTGGACGAGCAGCTCGGCCGTCACGACGACGGTCTCGCCCGGGGCGTACGGGGCCTCGAGGTCGACGCTGTAGTCGATCGCCGCGGTGTCGTCCGGCACCGTGAGCGTCGGCAGCACCGGCTCGCCACCCTCGGGGCACTCGCCCTGGGTGACGGTCGGGACCGCCGGGACGCACGGAAGCTCGTCGAACGTCACCGTGAACGTGATGGTGCCGTCGTCCTCCAGCATCCAGCCCGCGGGCAGCGGGTCGGGCCAGACGGTGCCCTCGACGAGCAGCTCGGCCGTGACGACGACCGTCTGACCGCCGACGTACGGGCCCGGGACGTCGACGCTGTAGTCGATCGTCGCCGTGTCGTCCGGCACCATCAGCGTCGGCGCGACGACCGCACCGTCCTCCGGGCACTCACCCTGGGTGACGACGGGAACCGCCGGGACGCACGGGACCTCGTCGAACGTCACCGTGAACGAGATGGTGTCGTCGTCGACGGACACCCAGCCCGCCGGGAGCGGGTCGGGCCACGTGACGTTGCCGCTCGTGAGGTCTGCCGTCACGGTCACCGTGTCACCCGGCGCATAGGGACCGGGAGGGTCGACGCTGTAGTCGATCGAGGCCGTGTCGTCCGGAACCGTGAGGGTGGGGGCGACCAGGGGTCCGCCGTCCTCAGGGCACACGCCCTGGGTGACCGTCGGGTTGGTCGGCACGACCGTCACGCGGACGGCGTTGGCGAAGAGCGGGACGGTCTGCGTGCCGGCACCCGGGACGCTGGCCGCAGGGCCCTCGCCGGCGTTCTGGATGATGACCATGCCGCCGCTGCCCACGTGCAGGTTGCCCGTGATGGTGCCGGGCGGGTTGCCGCAGTTCAGCGTGGCGTGGTACTCGATGACGATCGTCTCGCCGGCCTCGACGTCGGTCACCGTGCTCGTGAGCTCGATCTGCCCGTCGGACCAGGTGCCCGAGACGGATGTGCCGGTGATCGTCTCCTCGCCGTCACTGACGTAGCCCGAGTCCTCGAAGGCGAGGAAGGCCGTCACCTCGGTGATGCCGACCTGGTCGTTGCCGCCGAAGCGCGTGTCGAAGTCGGTCGTGACCTCCAGGACCGACTCACCCGTCGCGTCACCGCCGACCTCGATGATCTGGTAGTAGACGATCGTGTCGCCACACTCGAAGAAACGGTTCTGCGTCTGCGCGGTGAGCTGCGTCTGGACGTTCGACGTGTCGGCCGTGCCCGGGTTCTCGGTCGTGTAGGTGTCCGGGTGAGCGGCGCGGAACATCACCGAGAGGTCGTTCCGGTCGGGACCAGGACCCTCGGTGTCGGCCATGATGACGATCGGCTCGTCCGCGGCGGCGGCCTCCTCCTCGACGGCCTTGGGCTTCTTCGCGCCCGCCTTGGCGGCCGGTGCGACGGCCTTCTCCGCGGCCGGCTCCTCGGCGGCCGGCTCCTCCGCAGGAGCCTCCTCCTCCGGCTCCTCCGCAGGTGCGTCCGCAGGAGCCTCCTCCGCGGGCGCCTCCTCCGTCGCCGGCTCCTCGACGGCCGCGTCCGCGGTCTCGTCGACGACCGCCGTCGTCTGCTCCTC contains:
- a CDS encoding LPXTG cell wall anchor domain-containing protein, producing the protein MLATAGGLGGAGAAIADDAAAAGDDAVAAQSVTEEQTTAVVDETADAAVEEPATEEAPAEEAPADAPAEEPEEEAPAEEPAAEEPAAEKAVAPAAKAGAKKPKAVEEEAAAADEPIVIMADTEGPGPDRNDLSVMFRAAHPDTYTTENPGTADTSNVQTQLTAQTQNRFFECGDTIVYYQIIEVGGDATGESVLEVTTDFDTRFGGNDQVGITEVTAFLAFEDSGYVSDGEETITGTSVSGTWSDGQIELTSTVTDVEAGETIVIEYHATLNCGNPPGTITGNLHVGSGGMVIIQNAGEGPAASVPGAGTQTVPLFANAVRVTVVPTNPTVTQGVCPEDGGPLVAPTLTVPDDTASIDYSVDPPGPYAPGDTVTVTADLTSGNVTWPDPLPAGWVSVDDDTISFTVTFDEVPCVPAVPVVTQGECPEDGAVVAPTLMVPDDTATIDYSVDVPGPYVGGQTVVVTAELLVEGTVWPDPLPAGWMLEDDGTITFTVTFDELPCVPAVPTVTQGECPEGGEPVLPTLTVPDDTAAIDYSVDLEAPYAPGETVVVTAELLVQGTVWPEELPVGWELQEDGTIAFTVTFDEVPCVPVAPVVIQPTCPEGVPTEPMLELPADTDAIFYFVISEDEDSFGFGETVVVVAMLEPGYVWAEELPEGWEIVDDMTAAFEVTFAEAPCIVAPVAPTVTPSVCPPGSASPTAPTLTLATTTGVTYTVSPAGPYSGGQTVTVTAVLEEGYAWQMPLPAGWTLNSPATFTVTFPAHAVCPKAPVKTPPKQPELPRTGADGIGTYVGLAGLALLAGAGLLWASRRRGTLG